In one window of uncultured Fusobacterium sp. DNA:
- the coaBC gene encoding bifunctional phosphopantothenoylcysteine decarboxylase/phosphopantothenate--cysteine ligase CoaBC, with amino-acid sequence MKNILVGVTGGIAAYKSANIISKLKKKGYNVKVIMTESATKIITPLTLETLSRNRVYVDMWDKNPHFEVEHISLAEWADVVLVAPATYNIVGKVANGIADDMLSTVISACKKQVYFALAMNVNMYENPILKENIEKLKRFGYKFIEADEGFLACNVNAKGRLKDEEEIVNILEKENTEVEKKFIGKTILITAGRTEEAIDPVRYLSNRSSGQMGYALAKAAVKMGAKVILVSGPTNLSKPEGLLEFVQVRSAQEMYEEVIKRFKDVDGAIACAAVADYKPKYYSNEKIKKKDGDLTIVLDRNPDILLEMGKLKNNQFLVGFAAETQNLIENALGKLKKKNLNMIVANDASNMQKNTNEIYIIKGENEIKSIPEKSKEELAFDILREITL; translated from the coding sequence ATGAAAAATATACTTGTAGGAGTTACAGGAGGAATAGCAGCTTATAAATCTGCTAATATTATTTCAAAATTAAAGAAAAAAGGATATAACGTAAAAGTAATTATGACAGAAAGTGCTACTAAAATAATTACACCATTAACATTAGAAACTTTATCTAGAAATAGAGTTTATGTTGATATGTGGGATAAGAATCCTCATTTTGAAGTGGAGCATATATCATTAGCTGAATGGGCTGATGTTGTATTAGTTGCACCTGCTACATATAATATTGTGGGTAAAGTAGCAAATGGAATAGCAGATGATATGTTATCAACTGTAATATCTGCATGCAAGAAACAAGTTTATTTTGCATTAGCTATGAATGTGAATATGTATGAAAATCCTATTTTAAAAGAAAATATAGAAAAATTAAAGAGATTTGGCTATAAATTTATTGAAGCTGATGAAGGATTTTTAGCTTGTAATGTTAATGCTAAAGGAAGATTAAAAGATGAGGAAGAGATAGTAAATATTTTAGAAAAAGAAAATACAGAGGTTGAAAAAAAATTTATTGGAAAGACAATTTTAATAACAGCAGGAAGAACAGAAGAAGCTATTGATCCAGTAAGATATCTTTCAAATAGGTCTAGTGGACAAATGGGATATGCTTTAGCAAAGGCAGCAGTAAAAATGGGAGCAAAGGTAATATTGGTATCAGGGCCTACAAATTTATCAAAACCAGAGGGATTATTAGAGTTTGTACAAGTTAGAAGTGCTCAAGAGATGTATGAAGAAGTTATAAAAAGATTTAAAGATGTTGATGGAGCTATAGCTTGTGCTGCAGTAGCAGACTATAAACCAAAATACTATTCAAATGAGAAAATAAAGAAAAAAGATGGAGATTTAACTATTGTTTTAGATAGAAATCCAGACATTCTTTTAGAAATGGGCAAATTAAAAAACAACCAATTTTTAGTAGGATTTGCTGCAGAAACACAAAATTTAATTGAAAATGCTCTAGGAAAGTTAAAAAAGAAAAATTTAAATATGATTGTAGCAAATGATGCAAGTAATATGCAAAAAAATACGAATGAAATTTATATTATTAAAGGAGAAAATGAAATAAAAAGTATTCCAGAAAAATCAAAAGAGGAGTTAGCTTTTGATATTTTAAGGGAGATAACTTTATAA